One stretch of Balneola sp. MJW-20 DNA includes these proteins:
- a CDS encoding efflux RND transporter periplasmic adaptor subunit produces the protein MKRITGITVAVIIIAFLAYPKVRDSFSDDGSENSRDRGEQVLTVDVYVADTRPIENVIYTTGTLRANETVELSSEASGKIEEIYLREGKQVQKGELLIKINDSELQAQLTRAKFRLNLAEEREKRQAQLLRTGGISQEDYDATLNEVNVLRSDVHLIEAQIDKTEIRAPFEGVLGLKYVSDGSYITPSAQISTLQDLDPIKIDFSVPERYAPLIEVGRPLSFTVEGSDKTLTAQVYAREPGIDTETRTLQVRAVSPNRNRALLPGSFAEIELTLNTIENAIMVPSISLVPELQGEKVFILRDGKIQPQSVQTGIRNERLIQITSGVQAGDTVLTTGLLQARPGMKVNISEIQGD, from the coding sequence ATGAAAAGAATTACAGGGATCACAGTTGCTGTGATCATCATTGCATTTCTTGCCTATCCAAAGGTCAGAGATTCTTTTAGTGATGATGGATCTGAAAATTCACGGGACCGTGGAGAGCAGGTATTGACGGTTGATGTTTATGTTGCTGATACCCGGCCTATAGAAAATGTGATCTATACTACCGGCACACTCAGGGCCAATGAGACGGTGGAGCTTAGTAGTGAAGCCTCTGGTAAGATCGAGGAGATCTATTTAAGGGAGGGAAAGCAGGTTCAAAAAGGTGAACTCCTGATTAAAATCAACGATTCTGAGCTGCAGGCTCAGCTGACGCGTGCAAAATTCCGGCTGAATCTTGCTGAAGAGAGGGAAAAGAGACAGGCTCAGCTGCTGCGCACGGGAGGAATCAGTCAGGAAGATTATGATGCCACTCTTAATGAAGTAAATGTACTGAGGTCAGATGTGCATCTTATCGAGGCTCAGATCGATAAGACGGAAATCAGGGCCCCTTTCGAGGGTGTATTAGGACTTAAATATGTAAGTGACGGTTCGTACATAACTCCGTCCGCTCAGATCTCGACTCTTCAGGACCTGGATCCGATCAAGATCGATTTTTCGGTACCGGAACGCTATGCCCCTTTGATAGAAGTAGGAAGACCACTCAGTTTTACCGTTGAAGGATCAGACAAAACTCTTACCGCACAGGTATATGCAAGAGAACCCGGCATTGACACTGAAACCAGGACTCTTCAGGTAAGGGCCGTGAGTCCGAACCGAAACAGAGCCTTACTTCCCGGATCATTTGCCGAGATCGAGCTTACACTAAATACTATTGAGAATGCCATCATGGTTCCCAGTATTTCACTGGTGCCTGAATTGCAGGGAGAAAAGGTCTTTATTCTGAGAGACGGTAAGATACAGCCTCAATCGGTTCAAACAGGGATCCGAAATGAAAGACTGATACAGATCACCAGCGGGGTTCAGGCAGGGGATACGGTTCTGACAACCGGTCTGCTTCAGGCCAGACCCGGTATGAAAGTAAATATTTCTGAAATTCAGGGGGACTGA
- the trxA gene encoding thioredoxin has product MGKTVEITDSNFDEEVLNSENPVLVDFWAEWCGPCRMIGPVVEELADEYDGKAKIGKVNVDNNPQVSVKYGIRSIPALLIFKNGEVVDQIVGAVPKTHLVKQLDAQLN; this is encoded by the coding sequence ATGGGAAAAACAGTAGAAATTACCGACAGCAACTTCGACGAAGAAGTACTGAATTCAGAAAATCCTGTTTTGGTTGATTTTTGGGCCGAATGGTGCGGACCATGCCGTATGATCGGACCGGTTGTAGAAGAGTTAGCAGATGAATATGATGGCAAAGCCAAGATCGGAAAAGTGAATGTGGACAACAATCCACAAGTATCCGTGAAATATGGTATCCGCAGTATTCCTGCACTTCTGATCTTCAAAAACGGAGAAGTCGTTGATCAGATCGTAGGTGCCGTCCCTAAAACGCACCTGGTGAAGCAGCTTGATGCTCAGCTTAATTGA